A single Oryctolagus cuniculus chromosome 18, mOryCun1.1, whole genome shotgun sequence DNA region contains:
- the ZNF541 gene encoding zinc finger protein 541 isoform X2, whose amino-acid sequence MEQCGLGDEGTLPSGVHLPSFPEGQGLGCSDALNRDLGPDTRDLLYAGLSGLELEPSLPTPDVPSEALEDNLDALSLYSGKDSDSVKLLEEYADPESQTALHDLGLGVLKVPKEPEDGGRAASGSARKGKRQHSSPQNPLLDCSLCGKLFSSASSLSKHYLTHSQERKHVCKICSKAFKRQDHLTGHMLTHQKTKPFVCIEQGCSKSYCDYRSLRRHYEVQHGLCILKEAPPEEEACGDAPHPHELAPSGLRSLGPPEARSPSALLPNRDLLRCIVSSIVHQKIPSGPALAGPADSEGRNSACPCPTSSASSCTPASAPAALGALGTEGPEEPRASHKEAATHSRAAENGAPDPLESEPPMPPLPSTLEGWPEGGALPACLPLFRSQTVPAGSQPSGHNFQWLRNLPGCPKSKGSNLFVVHKPPAVPSREGCESGPGPSSASPSAEPLSSASTGPGPGPEDVPAFPPTLLKGPAEAPGDPRYAGGEDDAWASKKSKFDCDSFSWQSPGEPGAQDVQKPGGLPSDATPLFRQLFLKSQESLVSHEQMQVLQMITKSQRIFSHAQVAAAATSQLPGPEGKQATLKPWPQQPPPPAPPMDSLHAGPGNPEPEGSPARRRKLVPAGLREASPGSSRRDAKGGPKVAAAPSALTAPALDPCGKPDISSLAKQLRSSKGTLDLGGIPPAVGSRQIQPAGDELPGQQAVAENSTAPGAAKGEKGPGSSRGGGYRLFSGHPRAQRFPGFRREKTKMDMCCAASPSQVAMASFSSAGPPADPPRDAKSKLTVLNRIQGGNVYRIPHPSRDEHAAGTCHQNGGPGEWTEPRSTYVCKNCSQMFYTEKGLNSHMCFHSDQWPSPRGKQEQQVFGTEFCKPPRQALRPDGDGQTPLRAKKPLDSTAVASVVIPMPVPVALGSRALGSLAKGQEKDEEERDGKEGGQHRKRKKRPQSKALLIPPQPSAFRAPSPGGHQSCLRSPVFLVDRLLQGLFQCSPYTPPPMLSPIREGSGLYFNTLCSTCPQAGPSQLSSSVLDQGDSSFGICVVKDDSKISIEPHINIGSRFQADIPELQDRSLAGIDEHVASLVWKPWGDVMTNPETQDRVMELCNVACSSVMPGGGTNLELALHCLHEAQGSVQVALETLLLRGPQKPRTHPLADYRYTGSDIWTPIEKRLFKKAFCAHKKDFYLIHKTIQTKTVAQCVEYYYIWKKMLKFDCGRVPGLEKRTKREPEEAERPEEKATGSPRETPSHRPTPDFKMKTKSFRRESILNSSPNAGPRRTPEAPGSVESQGVFPCRECERVFDKIKSRNAHMKRHRLQDHVEPVVRVKWPVKPFQLKEEEEEEEELGAAIGPLQW is encoded by the exons atggAGCAGTGCGGCCTGGGGGACGAGGGCACCCTTCCGTCAGGCGTGCACCTCCCTTCATTTCCTGAGGGCCAAGGGCTCGGCTGCAGCGATGCCCTCAACCGGGATCTGGGTCCCGACACACGCGACCTGCTCTACGCTGGCCTGAGTGGCCTGGAGCTGGAGCCCAGCCTGCCGACCCCCGACGTGCCCAGCGAGGCGCTGGAGGACAACCTGGACGCCCTGTCCCTGTACTCAGGGAAGGACAGCGACTCCGTGAAGCTGCTGGAGGAGTACGCGGACCCCGAGTCGCAGACGGCCCTGCACG ACCTGGGATTGGGCGTGCTCAAGGTGCCGAAGGAGCCCGAGGACGGAGGCAGGGCGGCCTCGGGGAGTGCCCGTAAAGGGAAGCGGCAGCACAGCTCCCCGCAGAACCCCCTGCTGGACTGCAGCCTGTGCGGGAAGCTGTTCAGCAGCGCCAGCTCACTCAGCAAGCACTACCTGACGCACAGCCAGGAGCGGAAGCACGTCTGCAAGATCTGCAGCAAGGCCTTCAAGCGGCAGGACCACCT GACCGGGCACATGCTCACCCACCAGAAGACCAAGCCCTTCGTGTGCATCGAGCAGGGCTGCAGCAAGAGCTACTGCGACTACCGCTCGCTGCGCCGGCACTACGAGGTCCAGCACGGCCTGTGCATCCTGAAGGAAGCCCCCCCGGAAGAGGAGGCCTGTGGAGACGCCCCGCACCCCCATGAGCTGGCCCCCAGTGGGCTGCGCTCCCTGGGGCCCCCGGAAGCCAGGTCCCCCAGCGCGCTCTTGCCCAACCGAGACCTCCTGCGCTGTATCGTGAGCAGCATCGTCCACCAGAAGATTCCTTCTGGCCCGGCCCTCGCAGGGCCTGCGGACAGCGAAGGGAGGAACTCAGCctgtccctgccccacctcctcggcgtcctcctgcaccccagccagcgctcctgcagccctgggagccctgggcaccGAGGGTCCTGAGGAGCCTCGCGCCTCCCATAAGGAGGCAGCCACCCACTCCAGGGCAGCTGAGAATGGTGCCCCTGACCCACTGGAGTCGGAGCCCCCAATGCCTCCGCTCCCATCCACTCTGGAGGGCTGGCCTGAGGGTggtgccctgcctgcctgcctgcctctcttccGAAGCCAGACAGTCCCTGCCGGTTCCCAGCCCTCGGGCCACAACTTCCAGTGGCTCCGGAACCTGCCAGGCTGCCCCAAGAGCAAAGGCAGCAATTTGTTTGTGGTCCACAAGCCCCCTGCAGTGCCGTCTCGTGAGGGCTGTGAGTCTGGCCCTGGGCCCAGCAGCGCCTCCCCCTCAGCTGAGCCCCTGTCCAGCGCAAGcaccggccccggccccggccccgaggACGTGCCGGCCTTCCCTCCCACACTCCTGAAGGGGCCCGCTGAGGCCCCGGGTGACCCCAGGTATGCTGGAGGCGAAGACGATGCCTGGGCCTCCAAGAAGAGCAAGTTCGACTGTGACTCCTTCTCgtggcagagccctggggagcCCGGTGCCCAGGACGTCCAGAAACCGGGTGGGCTTCCGTCCGACGCTACGCCACTCTTCCGCCAGCTGTTCCTAAAGTCGCAGGAATCCCTGGTGAGCCACGAGcagatgcaggtgctgcagatgATCACCAAGTCCCAGAGGATCTTCTCCCATGCCCAggtggccgccgccgccacctcgCAGCTCCCGGGGCCTGAGGGCAAGCAGGCCACCCTGAAGCCGTGGCCCCAGCAGCCTCCGCCACCCGCACCGCCTATGGACTCTCTCCATGCTGGGCCCGGAAACCCAGAACCAGAGGGATCCCCAGCTCGCAGGAGGAAGCTGGTGCCCGCAGGGCTCAGGGAGGCCTCCCCGGGGAGCTCCAGGCGAGACGCCAAGGGAGGGCCCAAAGTGGCTGCGGCACCGTCGGCCCTCACAGCGCCTGCTCTGGACCCATGCGGGAAGCCAGACATCTCCTCCCTGGCCAAGCAGCTGCGGTCCTCAAAAGGCACCTTGGACCTGGGGGGCATCCCTCCTGCTGTGGGCTCACGGCAGATCCAGCCAGCAGGGGATGAGCTGCCCGGGCAGCAGGCCGTGGCCGAGAACAGCACAGCTCCGGGGGCCGCGAAAGGCGAGAAGGGCCCGGGCAGCTCCCGGGGCGGAGGCTACCGGCTCTTCTCAGGCCACCCCAGGGCCCAGCGGTTCCCCGGCTTCCGCAGGGAGAAGACGAAGATGGATATGTGCTGCGCGGCGTCTCCCAGCCAGGTGGCCATGGCTTCCTTCTCCTCGGCTGGGCCTCCGGCAGATCCGCCCCGGGACGCCAAGTCCAAGCTGACAGTCCTCAACAGAATCCAG GGTGGGAACGTCTACAGGATACCCCATCCCTCGAGGGACGAGCACGCAGCAGGCACATG CCACCAAAACGGGGGCCCTGGCGAGTGGACAGAGCCAAGGAGCACGTACGTCTGCAAGAACTGCAGCCAGATGTTCTATACGGAGAAGGGGCTCAACAGCCACATGTGTTTCCACAGCGACCAGTGGCCGTCCCCGCGGGGCaagcaggagcagcag gtgtttggcacagagttTTGCAAGCCACCAAGACAGGCTCTGAGGCCAGATGGGGACGGACAGACTCCCCTGCGAGCCAAGAAGCCCTTGGACAGCACGGCTGTAGCCTCTGTGGTGATCCCCATGCCGGtgcctgtggctctggggagCCGAGCCCTGGGGAGCCTGGCCAAG GGACAAGAGAAAGACGAGGAAGAAAGGGACGGCAAGGAGGGCGGCCAGCACAGGAAGCGGAAGAAGCGCCCCCAGTCCAAGGCGCTGCTcatccctccccagccctcagcctTCAGGGCGCCGAGCCCTGGGGGCCACCAGAGCTGCCTGCGCTCTCCGGTGTTCCTGGTGGACCGCCTCCTGCAGGGCCTGTTCCAGTGCTCCCCCTACACGCCGCCTCCCATGCTCAGCCCCATCCGGGAGGGCTCCGGGCTCTACTTCAACACGCTCTGCTCCACGTgcccccaggctgggcccagccagctCAGCAGCTCCGTGCTGG ATCAAGGGGACAGCTCTTTTGGCATCTGTGTGGTGAAGGACGACTCCAAGATCAGTATTGAACC ACACATCAACATAGGAAGCCGGTTTCAGGCTGATATCCCGGAGCTGCAAGACAGGTCGCTGGCTGGAATCGATGAGCACGTGGCATCTCTGGTCTGGAAGCCGTGGGGCGATGTGATGACCAACCCAGAGACACAGGACAGAG TGATGGAACTCTGCAATGTGGCCTGCTCCAGTGTGATGCCAGGAGGCGGCACCAACCTGGAGCTGGCGCTGCACTGCCTGCACGAGGCTCAGGGCAGCGTCCAG GTTGCCCTGGAAACCCTCTTACTCAGAGGACCCCAGAAGCCGCGGACTCACCCGCTCGCCGACTACCGCTACACAG GCTCGGACATCTGGACCCCCATAGAGAAGAGGCTCTTCAAGAAGGCGTTCTGTGCCCACAAGAAGGACTTCTACTTGATCCACAAGACG ATCCAAACCAAGACGGTGGCACAGTGTGTGGAGTATTACTATATCTGGAAAAAGATGCTCAAGTTTGACTGCGGCCGGGTCCCGGGGCTGGAAAAGAGGACCAAGCGAGAGCCGGAGGAGGCGGAGAGGCCAGAGGAGAAG GCCACTGGCAGCCCTCGGGAGACGCCCAGCCACCGCCCGACGCCCGACTTCAAGATGAAGACCAAGAGCTTCCGGAGGGAGTCCATCCTCAACTCCAGCCCAAACGCCGGCCCCCGGCGGACCCCCGAGGCGCCGGGGAGCGTGGAGAGTCAGGGCGTGTTCCCGTGCCGCGAGTGCGAGAG GGTGTTTGACAAGATCAAGAGCAGAAACGCCCACATGAAGCGGCACCGCCTCCAGGACCACGTGGAGCCCGTGGTCAGGGTGAAGTGGCCGGTGAAGCCCTTCCagctgaaggaggaggaggaggaggaggaggagctgggggccgcCATCGGCCCCCTGCAGTGGTGA
- the ZNF541 gene encoding zinc finger protein 541 isoform X4 gives MEQCGLGDEGTLPSGVHLPSFPEGQGLGCSDALNRDLGPDTRDLLYAGLSGLELEPSLPTPDVPSEALEDNLDALSLYSGKDSDSVKLLEEYADPESQTALHDLGLGVLKVPKEPEDGGRAASGSARKGKRQHSSPQNPLLDCSLCGKLFSSASSLSKHYLTHSQERKHVCKICSKAFKRQDHLTGHMLTHQKTKPFVCIEQGCSKSYCDYRSLRRHYEVQHGLCILKEAPPEEEACGDAPHPHELAPSGLRSLGPPEARSPSALLPNRDLLRCIVSSIVHQKIPSGPALAGPADSEGRNSACPCPTSSASSCTPASAPAALGALGTEGPEEPRASHKEAATHSRAAENGAPDPLESEPPMPPLPSTLEGWPEGGALPACLPLFRSQTVPAGSQPSGHNFQWLRNLPGCPKSKGSNLFVVHKPPAVPSREGCESGPGPSSASPSAEPLSSASTGPGPGPEDVPAFPPTLLKGPAEAPGDPRYAGGEDDAWASKKSKFDCDSFSWQSPGEPGAQDVQKPGGLPSDATPLFRQLFLKSQESLVSHEQMQVLQMITKSQRIFSHAQVAAAATSQLPGPEGKQATLKPWPQQPPPPAPPMDSLHAGPGNPEPEGSPARRRKLVPAGLREASPGSSRRDAKGGPKVAAAPSALTAPALDPCGKPDISSLAKQLRSSKGTLDLGGIPPAVGSRQIQPAGDELPGQQAVAENSTAPGAAKGEKGPGSSRGGGYRLFSGHPRAQRFPGFRREKTKMDMCCAASPSQVAMASFSSAGPPADPPRDAKSKLTVLNRIQGGNVYRIPHPSRDEHAAGTCHQNGGPGEWTEPRSTYVCKNCSQMFYTEKGLNSHMCFHSDQWPSPRGKQEQQGQEKDEEERDGKEGGQHRKRKKRPQSKALLIPPQPSAFRAPSPGGHQSCLRSPVFLVDRLLQGLFQCSPYTPPPMLSPIREGSGLYFNTLCSTCPQAGPSQLSSSVLDQGDSSFGICVVKDDSKISIEPHINIGSRFQADIPELQDRSLAGIDEHVASLVWKPWGDVMTNPETQDRVMELCNVACSSVMPGGGTNLELALHCLHEAQGSVQVALETLLLRGPQKPRTHPLADYRYTGSDIWTPIEKRLFKKAFCAHKKDFYLIHKTIQTKTVAQCVEYYYIWKKMLKFDCGRVPGLEKRTKREPEEAERPEEKATGSPRETPSHRPTPDFKMKTKSFRRESILNSSPNAGPRRTPEAPGSVESQGVFPCRECERVFDKIKSRNAHMKRHRLQDHVEPVVRVKWPVKPFQLKEEEEEEEELGAAIGPLQW, from the exons atggAGCAGTGCGGCCTGGGGGACGAGGGCACCCTTCCGTCAGGCGTGCACCTCCCTTCATTTCCTGAGGGCCAAGGGCTCGGCTGCAGCGATGCCCTCAACCGGGATCTGGGTCCCGACACACGCGACCTGCTCTACGCTGGCCTGAGTGGCCTGGAGCTGGAGCCCAGCCTGCCGACCCCCGACGTGCCCAGCGAGGCGCTGGAGGACAACCTGGACGCCCTGTCCCTGTACTCAGGGAAGGACAGCGACTCCGTGAAGCTGCTGGAGGAGTACGCGGACCCCGAGTCGCAGACGGCCCTGCACG ACCTGGGATTGGGCGTGCTCAAGGTGCCGAAGGAGCCCGAGGACGGAGGCAGGGCGGCCTCGGGGAGTGCCCGTAAAGGGAAGCGGCAGCACAGCTCCCCGCAGAACCCCCTGCTGGACTGCAGCCTGTGCGGGAAGCTGTTCAGCAGCGCCAGCTCACTCAGCAAGCACTACCTGACGCACAGCCAGGAGCGGAAGCACGTCTGCAAGATCTGCAGCAAGGCCTTCAAGCGGCAGGACCACCT GACCGGGCACATGCTCACCCACCAGAAGACCAAGCCCTTCGTGTGCATCGAGCAGGGCTGCAGCAAGAGCTACTGCGACTACCGCTCGCTGCGCCGGCACTACGAGGTCCAGCACGGCCTGTGCATCCTGAAGGAAGCCCCCCCGGAAGAGGAGGCCTGTGGAGACGCCCCGCACCCCCATGAGCTGGCCCCCAGTGGGCTGCGCTCCCTGGGGCCCCCGGAAGCCAGGTCCCCCAGCGCGCTCTTGCCCAACCGAGACCTCCTGCGCTGTATCGTGAGCAGCATCGTCCACCAGAAGATTCCTTCTGGCCCGGCCCTCGCAGGGCCTGCGGACAGCGAAGGGAGGAACTCAGCctgtccctgccccacctcctcggcgtcctcctgcaccccagccagcgctcctgcagccctgggagccctgggcaccGAGGGTCCTGAGGAGCCTCGCGCCTCCCATAAGGAGGCAGCCACCCACTCCAGGGCAGCTGAGAATGGTGCCCCTGACCCACTGGAGTCGGAGCCCCCAATGCCTCCGCTCCCATCCACTCTGGAGGGCTGGCCTGAGGGTggtgccctgcctgcctgcctgcctctcttccGAAGCCAGACAGTCCCTGCCGGTTCCCAGCCCTCGGGCCACAACTTCCAGTGGCTCCGGAACCTGCCAGGCTGCCCCAAGAGCAAAGGCAGCAATTTGTTTGTGGTCCACAAGCCCCCTGCAGTGCCGTCTCGTGAGGGCTGTGAGTCTGGCCCTGGGCCCAGCAGCGCCTCCCCCTCAGCTGAGCCCCTGTCCAGCGCAAGcaccggccccggccccggccccgaggACGTGCCGGCCTTCCCTCCCACACTCCTGAAGGGGCCCGCTGAGGCCCCGGGTGACCCCAGGTATGCTGGAGGCGAAGACGATGCCTGGGCCTCCAAGAAGAGCAAGTTCGACTGTGACTCCTTCTCgtggcagagccctggggagcCCGGTGCCCAGGACGTCCAGAAACCGGGTGGGCTTCCGTCCGACGCTACGCCACTCTTCCGCCAGCTGTTCCTAAAGTCGCAGGAATCCCTGGTGAGCCACGAGcagatgcaggtgctgcagatgATCACCAAGTCCCAGAGGATCTTCTCCCATGCCCAggtggccgccgccgccacctcgCAGCTCCCGGGGCCTGAGGGCAAGCAGGCCACCCTGAAGCCGTGGCCCCAGCAGCCTCCGCCACCCGCACCGCCTATGGACTCTCTCCATGCTGGGCCCGGAAACCCAGAACCAGAGGGATCCCCAGCTCGCAGGAGGAAGCTGGTGCCCGCAGGGCTCAGGGAGGCCTCCCCGGGGAGCTCCAGGCGAGACGCCAAGGGAGGGCCCAAAGTGGCTGCGGCACCGTCGGCCCTCACAGCGCCTGCTCTGGACCCATGCGGGAAGCCAGACATCTCCTCCCTGGCCAAGCAGCTGCGGTCCTCAAAAGGCACCTTGGACCTGGGGGGCATCCCTCCTGCTGTGGGCTCACGGCAGATCCAGCCAGCAGGGGATGAGCTGCCCGGGCAGCAGGCCGTGGCCGAGAACAGCACAGCTCCGGGGGCCGCGAAAGGCGAGAAGGGCCCGGGCAGCTCCCGGGGCGGAGGCTACCGGCTCTTCTCAGGCCACCCCAGGGCCCAGCGGTTCCCCGGCTTCCGCAGGGAGAAGACGAAGATGGATATGTGCTGCGCGGCGTCTCCCAGCCAGGTGGCCATGGCTTCCTTCTCCTCGGCTGGGCCTCCGGCAGATCCGCCCCGGGACGCCAAGTCCAAGCTGACAGTCCTCAACAGAATCCAG GGTGGGAACGTCTACAGGATACCCCATCCCTCGAGGGACGAGCACGCAGCAGGCACATG CCACCAAAACGGGGGCCCTGGCGAGTGGACAGAGCCAAGGAGCACGTACGTCTGCAAGAACTGCAGCCAGATGTTCTATACGGAGAAGGGGCTCAACAGCCACATGTGTTTCCACAGCGACCAGTGGCCGTCCCCGCGGGGCaagcaggagcagcag GGACAAGAGAAAGACGAGGAAGAAAGGGACGGCAAGGAGGGCGGCCAGCACAGGAAGCGGAAGAAGCGCCCCCAGTCCAAGGCGCTGCTcatccctccccagccctcagcctTCAGGGCGCCGAGCCCTGGGGGCCACCAGAGCTGCCTGCGCTCTCCGGTGTTCCTGGTGGACCGCCTCCTGCAGGGCCTGTTCCAGTGCTCCCCCTACACGCCGCCTCCCATGCTCAGCCCCATCCGGGAGGGCTCCGGGCTCTACTTCAACACGCTCTGCTCCACGTgcccccaggctgggcccagccagctCAGCAGCTCCGTGCTGG ATCAAGGGGACAGCTCTTTTGGCATCTGTGTGGTGAAGGACGACTCCAAGATCAGTATTGAACC ACACATCAACATAGGAAGCCGGTTTCAGGCTGATATCCCGGAGCTGCAAGACAGGTCGCTGGCTGGAATCGATGAGCACGTGGCATCTCTGGTCTGGAAGCCGTGGGGCGATGTGATGACCAACCCAGAGACACAGGACAGAG TGATGGAACTCTGCAATGTGGCCTGCTCCAGTGTGATGCCAGGAGGCGGCACCAACCTGGAGCTGGCGCTGCACTGCCTGCACGAGGCTCAGGGCAGCGTCCAG GTTGCCCTGGAAACCCTCTTACTCAGAGGACCCCAGAAGCCGCGGACTCACCCGCTCGCCGACTACCGCTACACAG GCTCGGACATCTGGACCCCCATAGAGAAGAGGCTCTTCAAGAAGGCGTTCTGTGCCCACAAGAAGGACTTCTACTTGATCCACAAGACG ATCCAAACCAAGACGGTGGCACAGTGTGTGGAGTATTACTATATCTGGAAAAAGATGCTCAAGTTTGACTGCGGCCGGGTCCCGGGGCTGGAAAAGAGGACCAAGCGAGAGCCGGAGGAGGCGGAGAGGCCAGAGGAGAAG GCCACTGGCAGCCCTCGGGAGACGCCCAGCCACCGCCCGACGCCCGACTTCAAGATGAAGACCAAGAGCTTCCGGAGGGAGTCCATCCTCAACTCCAGCCCAAACGCCGGCCCCCGGCGGACCCCCGAGGCGCCGGGGAGCGTGGAGAGTCAGGGCGTGTTCCCGTGCCGCGAGTGCGAGAG GGTGTTTGACAAGATCAAGAGCAGAAACGCCCACATGAAGCGGCACCGCCTCCAGGACCACGTGGAGCCCGTGGTCAGGGTGAAGTGGCCGGTGAAGCCCTTCCagctgaaggaggaggaggaggaggaggaggagctgggggccgcCATCGGCCCCCTGCAGTGGTGA